One part of the Pirellulales bacterium genome encodes these proteins:
- a CDS encoding metal-sulfur cluster assembly factor has translation MPITEDAVRETLKQVIDPELFINIIDLGLVYTVATEPAGEKENVKIEMTMTSPACPAGPQLIGQSKQALGRLEGVGDVEVKLVMIPPWTPDRMTEDARDQLGIF, from the coding sequence ATGCCTATCACTGAAGATGCCGTTCGCGAGACCCTTAAGCAGGTGATCGATCCGGAGTTGTTCATCAACATCATCGACCTGGGGCTGGTCTACACGGTCGCGACCGAGCCGGCCGGCGAGAAGGAAAACGTCAAGATCGAGATGACGATGACCAGCCCCGCGTGCCCCGCCGGCCCGCAGTTGATCGGCCAGTCGAAGCAAGCGCTCGGCCGGTTGGAGGGGGTCGGCGACGTGGAAGTGAAGCTCGTGATGATCCCGCCTTGGACCCCCGACCGAATGACCGAAGACGCGCGCGATCAATTGGGGATCTTTTGA
- a CDS encoding non-heme iron oxygenase ferredoxin subunit, with protein MSDFVRVASTFELSDPGRMLVEVDDRMIALFHVGGKFYAIDDVCTHDGGPLAEGELEGFAIACPRHGAKFDIRDGRVLSMPATQSTVAHEVKVEGTDVFIRVIE; from the coding sequence ATGTCCGACTTCGTTCGCGTTGCCAGCACTTTCGAGCTTTCCGATCCTGGCCGGATGCTGGTCGAGGTTGACGATCGGATGATTGCGCTATTTCACGTCGGTGGAAAGTTTTACGCGATCGACGACGTTTGCACGCACGACGGCGGGCCGCTCGCGGAAGGGGAATTGGAAGGATTTGCCATTGCTTGCCCGCGACACGGGGCGAAATTCGACATCCGCGACGGCCGAGTCCTTTCGATGCCGGCCACCCAATCGACCGTCGCCCATGAAGTAAAAGTCGAAGGAACCGACGTTTTCATCCGCGTGATTGAGTAG